A window of Chloroflexota bacterium genomic DNA:
TGCTCGAAATCCAATTTATCCACCAGATCCCCTGGCAACAAATTGGTATCACCAGAACTGGTCACACGTACACGGCGCAACATCTGGCGGATGATAATCTCGATGTGCTTGTCATGAATCGTGACGCCTTGGGTTCGGTATACCAATTGGATCTCTTCTAGCAGATACTGCTGTACTGCCTCAACGCCCAATATCTCCAGGATCTCGTGAGGGTTCAACGCTCCTTCTGTAATGCGGTCCCCAGCTTCTACTCTCTGTCCTTCTTCCACGCATAGGCGAGCGGCAGCAGGGATTTCATATTCGCGCTCCTCCCGTTCTTCATGGCAGAGGATCACATTCCGACCCTCGAGTACTACGCGGCCATCTACTTCGGCGATGATTTGCCGTTCGCCCCTCTTGGCCAGTGGGTCGCCAGCTTGCACGGTATCCCCATCTTTGACGAGGAGTTTGTAATTCCTTGGTATGGAATAGGGATAATGCACCATCTCGCTGGATACAACCTGTACCTTGCGCATCTCCCCTTGAGCTGTAATATGCACTACCCCACTGATATCTGTAATAACAGCCTGGCCCTTGGGGTTACGGGCTTCGAATAATTCCTGTACGCGTGGCAATCCCTGGGTGATATCTTCAGCACCTGCCACACCGCCTGTGTGGAACGTACGCAGCGTCAATTGCGTGCCAGGCTCGCCAATGGACTGTGCGGCGATGATTCCGACGGCCTCGCCAACGCGCACCAACTCACGCCGCGCTAAATCGCGTCCGTAGCAGGTGGCACACACGCCATAGCGCAACATGCAAGTCAGTGGAGAACGAACATGGACACGCTCAACGCCATGCTCTTCGATCTCCTTGACTTTCTGCTCGTCAATCATCTCACCCACTTCGACAAGCACTTCCTGGGTTTTGGGACTGACCACCCGGCCAGCGGCTATACGCCCGAGGATCCGCTCGGCAAAGGGGTCGTTGATAATCTCGCTACGCGAGCGCTCAATCCAGATGCCCGTTTTTGTACCACAGTCTTCATCATTGATGATCACATCTTGCGATACATCCACCAGGCGTCGTGTGAGGTAGCCGGCATCGGCAGTGCGCAAAGCTGTATCGGCCAAACCTTTGCGCGCACCATGAGTGGAGATGAAGTACTCCAATGCGCTCAGTCCTTCCCGGAAGTTGGAGCGAATAGGCAAAGCAATAATGCGCCCAGATGGGTCAGCCATTAGCCCCCTCATCCCTGCTAGCTGGCGTATTGGTTGGAGGCTGCCTTTGGTTGCCCCGGAGATGGCCATAATACCAATCGAGCCATTGCGGTCGAGAATGCGGTCAAGAGCTTTTGTAATTTGCTCGGTAGCATCAGTCCACAATTCCACTGTCTTGACGTACTGTTCATTTTCGGTAATCAGGCCACGGCGGTATTGACGTTCCACTTCGGCTACCTCGTTAGCCACTTTTTCCAAAATGGCAGGCTTGTCCGTCGGGATGGTCAGGTCTTCGATAGCAACGGTGATACCCGATTTCGTTGCGTACTTAAAGCCGATGTCTTTGATTCTATCCACTAGCTCTGCTGTTCCTTCAGGGCCCAATTCCTGGTAGGCTTGGCCAACCAATGTTTTCAGGCGAGACCTATCCATCACTTCGTTGTAGAAGCGCAATTCAGGCGGCAGTATCTCATTAAAGAGCACCCTGCCCACTGTCGTTTCAATCAGCTTAGCCTTCCGTCGTGGCCCAGGCTTGGTATAGAATTTGATCTTAGCGTGCAAATCTACTTTGCCCAGGTTGTAAGCCAGAGAGACCTCCTCGTAGTCAGAGAAAACCTTGCCCTCACCGCGAGCACCAGGCAATTCCATGGTCAAATAGTAACAGCCTAATACCATATCCTTGGTCGGGCCAACAATAGGCTCGCCATTGGCAGGCAATAGCAGGTTTTTGCGGGACAACATCAACTCCCTGGCTTCAGCCACTGCTGCATCGGAAAGAGGTACATGCACTGCCATTTGATCTCCATCAAAATCAGCATTGAATGCAGCGCATACTAGTGGATGAATTTGAATGGCATTGCCTTCTACCAGAACTGGCTCAAAGGCTTGGATACCCAGACGATGTAGCGTGGGAGCGCGGTTAAGAAGCACAGGGCGGGTGTGGATGATCTCTTCCAAAACCTCCCAAACTTCAGGGGCTTCTTTTTCGATTAGGCGCTTTGCCCCTTTGATGTTGATAGCATGGTTGTATTCCACCAGTTTTTGCATCACGAATGGGCGGAACAATTCTAGAGCCATGCGTTTTGGTAAGCCACATTGGTGCAATTTCAGCTCAGGGCCAACCACGATAACCGAGCGACCAGAGTAGTCCACTCTCTTGCCCAATAAGTTGCGGCGGAATCGACCTTGTTTGCCTTTCAGCATATCGGAGAGCGATTTAAGTTGCCGGCTTCCCCGTAAAGAGATAGCTTTGCCTCGTCTGCTATT
This region includes:
- the rpoC gene encoding DNA-directed RNA polymerase subunit beta', encoding MEYRRNDLEIKDIEAVRISLASPEQIREWSYGEVTKPETINYRRLRPEKDGLFCEAIFGPTKDWQCYCGKYKKIRYKGIVCEKCGVEVTHSRVRRERMGHIELAAPIAHIWYTRRSPSYLGVILNISQRNLDRVLYFAQYIITEIDEDARQKALRRLDEELSREKARLNQSIEEQIQALETQLADELQQLKEQQDRIQAEFEEKLTAATNELMNQAATLQKQLDQYKEQTAPVDFVFPASGATIVAQGELVTRDAYLRLNQIVEDKLSEVEATIQAEKAEALAPVEARQDYLRQMVADKREELQKEIADQLEEIEKRIEEQREDLLSLRVRQLINESRHRELEEKWPKVFKAGMGAQAIYDIVKSIDLEALALKLRQEIRLSKSKQQRKKAAKRLRVVEALRQSGNRPEWMILTVLPVIPPDLRPMVQLDGGRFATSDLNDLYRRVVNRNNRLKHLIKLQAPEVIVRNEMRMLQEAVDSLIDNSRRGKAISLRGSRQLKSLSDMLKGKQGRFRRNLLGKRVDYSGRSVIVVGPELKLHQCGLPKRMALELFRPFVMQKLVEYNHAINIKGAKRLIEKEAPEVWEVLEEIIHTRPVLLNRAPTLHRLGIQAFEPVLVEGNAIQIHPLVCAAFNADFDGDQMAVHVPLSDAAVAEARELMLSRKNLLLPANGEPIVGPTKDMVLGCYYLTMELPGARGEGKVFSDYEEVSLAYNLGKVDLHAKIKFYTKPGPRRKAKLIETTVGRVLFNEILPPELRFYNEVMDRSRLKTLVGQAYQELGPEGTAELVDRIKDIGFKYATKSGITVAIEDLTIPTDKPAILEKVANEVAEVERQYRRGLITENEQYVKTVELWTDATEQITKALDRILDRNGSIGIMAISGATKGSLQPIRQLAGMRGLMADPSGRIIALPIRSNFREGLSALEYFISTHGARKGLADTALRTADAGYLTRRLVDVSQDVIINDEDCGTKTGIWIERSRSEIINDPFAERILGRIAAGRVVSPKTQEVLVEVGEMIDEQKVKEIEEHGVERVHVRSPLTCMLRYGVCATCYGRDLARRELVRVGEAVGIIAAQSIGEPGTQLTLRTFHTGGVAGAEDITQGLPRVQELFEARNPKGQAVITDISGVVHITAQGEMRKVQVVSSEMVHYPYSIPRNYKLLVKDGDTVQAGDPLAKRGERQIIAEVDGRVVLEGRNVILCHEEREEREYEIPAAARLCVEEGQRVEAGDRITEGALNPHEILEILGVEAVQQYLLEEIQLVYRTQGVTIHDKHIEIIIRQMLRRVRVTSSGDTNLLPGDLVDKLDFEQINNEVMAEGGEPATAQPVLLGITKAALNTESFLSAASFQHTISVLSTAAIEGKRDDLHGLKESVIIGKLIPAGTGFRRRQEKRRALAEATALAMSMQLPVETITAQSKASSTTDTAVFPEAVRGSESS